One genomic window of Cannabis sativa cultivar Pink pepper isolate KNU-18-1 chromosome 2, ASM2916894v1, whole genome shotgun sequence includes the following:
- the LOC115718606 gene encoding CST complex subunit TEN1: MASSVITSGALVLLEDLHPSSPHFKQGTSLRVTGKLQEYSVETAIAMVVDGSAKLKINTEHLRNLSLRIGSFYQFIGELLIQPDNEAILQARVGRNVDGINLDLYCQSLQLLRQFQADHQ; the protein is encoded by the exons ATGGCTTCGTCAGTAATAACATCTGGGGCATTGGTTTTACTGGAGGACTTGCATCCATCTTCACCGCACTTCAAGCAAGGGACTTCACTTAGAGTAACTGGAAA GCTACAAGAGTATTCTGTAGAGACGGCCATTGCCATGGTTGTTGACGGAAGTGCCAAACTAAAGATTAACACCGAACATCTAAGGAACCTGAGTTTGAGAATCGGCTCCTTCTACCAGTTTATTGGGGAACTACTTATCCAACCTGATAATGAG GCAATCTTACAGGCGCGTGTTGGTAGGAACGTCGATGGCATTAACCTTGATCTCTATTGTCAGTCCTTACAGCTGCTAAGACAATTCCAGGCTGATCATCAGTAG